The proteins below come from a single Cannabis sativa cultivar Pink pepper isolate KNU-18-1 chromosome 3, ASM2916894v1, whole genome shotgun sequence genomic window:
- the LOC115709705 gene encoding ACT domain-containing protein ACR10, protein MGILHEDVVMIRRSEKEGEPTEITINCPDKTGLGCDLCRIILFFGLSIVKGDVSTDGKWCYIVFWVIGDSETRWSLLKRRLVEACPSCSSASGISFYCSGLLPTKPPEVFLLTLCCHDRKGLLHDVTRVLSDLELTIEKVKVSTTPDGRVVDMFFITDTREHLQTSERKNETRKYLETVLGDAMIDCEIEKAGSEITASSQAPSFLPSEVTEDSFLLEMPTQLPSGSLMSNSVSIAFDNSLSPAHTLVQIICQYHKGLVYDIMRTLKDYNIQISYGRFTIKQKRHCEIDLFIVQADGKKIVDTSKQKSLTSRLELELRRPLKVAIVSRGPDSELLVTNPVELSGKGRPLVFFDITRALKMLNTGIFSAEIRRHIIGGREWEVYRVLLDEGDISIVPRSKIQEGVWKMLMGWE, encoded by the exons ATGGGTATTTTACACGAGGATGTGGTGATGATCAGGAGATCAGAGAAAGAAGGAGAACCAACTGAGATTACCATAAACTGCCCTGATAAAACTGGTCTGGGCTGTGATTTGTGTCGTATCATTCTTTTCTTTGGTCTTAGCATTGTCAAAGGAG ATGTGTCCACGGATGGGAAATGGTGCTACATCGTGTTCTGGGTGATCGGGGATTCAGAGACAAGATGGAGCTTGTTGAAGAGGAGATTAGTGGAGGCTTGTCCTTCTTGTTCTTCAGCTTCTGGGATTTCCTTTTACTGCTCAGGATTACTGCCAACTAAGCCTCCTGAAGTGTTTCTTCTCACGTTATGTTGTCATGATCGAAAAGGGCTTTTACATG ATGTGACAAGGGTTCTTAGTGACCTTGAGCTGACTATAGAGAAAGTGAAGGTATCGACAACCCCAGATGGAAGAGTGGTTGATATGTTTTTCATCACAGACACCAG GGAGCATCTACAGACCAGTGAAAGGAAGAATGAGACTCGCAAATACTTAGAAACTGTTCTGGGGGATGCAATGATAGACTGTGAAATAGAAAAGGCCGGTTCTGAAATTACTGCGAGTTCACAAGCACCTTCGTTTCTCCCCTCTGAAGTCACAGAAGATTCATTTTTACTCGAAATGCCCACTCAACTACCAAGCGGATCACTTATGTCCAATAGTGTTTCTATTGCATTTGATAACTCCTTGAGCCCAGCTCACACACTAGTTCAAATTATATGCCAATATCACAAGGGTCTCGTCTATGACATAATGAGGACTCTTAAGGATTATAACATTCAG ATTTCCTATGGACGATTTACTATAAAGCAAAAGAGGCATTGCGAGATTGACCTGTTTATTGTGCAAGCTGATGGAAAGAAGATAGTTGACACAAGTAAGCAGAAATCATTGACATCTCGATTGGAACTAGAACTTCGTCGCCCTCTCAAAGTAGCTATTGTTAGCCGGGGTCCTGATTCCGAGCTGCTGGTTACAAACCCTGTGGAGTTATCTGGCAAGGGCCGGCCTCTTGTTTTTTTCGACATTACTCGTGCTCTTAAAATGCTTAACACAGGCATCTTTTCA GCAGAAATTCGGAGACATATAATTGGAGGTCGGGAATGGGAGGTTTACAGAGTCTTGCTTGATGAAGGAGACATCTCCATTGTTCCAAGAAGTAAGATCCAGGAAGGTGTATGGAAGATGTTGATGGGCTGGGAATGA